CTGAACTTTTTTTCGAAAGTGCTTTTACTGAATTGCTCACTGATCAGGTAAAAGCCAAAGCAATTGAATTTTTAGAACCACTACCAGAAGGTATTTCAAAAGATTCTGCCTTTAATGAAGATTTTCTTTTAAGCGTGAAAAATATTTCTTTCTCCACATTTGAATTACTCTTAATGCAAATTCTACTTACAGGAGAAAATATTTCAATCATAATTTCTATCGAAGAAAATCCAAAAGGCGGATCCAAAGAGGGTTATGAAATTCATGTCCTTCCTCTACTCCTTGATCAATTACAAATCCAGGTAAATAATCATGAAATTCAATCAATACTTCGTAAGAACTACATTTCAATTTCGTTAAATCACCTTTTCGAAGAAGTAATCTGCTTAGGAAGGGTTGAAAAAGTTGGCAAATTGTTTGAACTTTCTGAAAAGGAAGAAAAAGTGCTCGAATATCTTCGGGAAAATCGCTACAAATCAATTGAAGTCACTTTTAATGATGGACAGCCTAAACTTCTTCTCGCTACGGAAGAGCTGAAAGCAAGCCCTAACGTAAAACTGATTGACCTTATCATCAAAGGTGTTTACGCAGACATTAAAGTGATTACTGAAAACGGATCAATAGTTCACTTGGAAAAAAATCAAAAATAAAATTGTAATGAAAACTCAGGCACTGGAAAAACCAGGCTTAACATTTACCTGGATTTTGGACCGGAAAAACCGGCAGAAATTCATCATGGGTAAATCACATGATCTCATTAGAAGAGGCAAAAAAATTCTTTCTAAAGCAAAAGAAAATATTCAGACAAAGAAGTATTGCAAGTATTATCAGCCATTGAAGCGCTTGTGAAAATTGAACTAGAACTTAATAAGAACCCATCAAAAACAATGATTTCATGGAAGAAGTAGTTATCTATACACGGGTATCGACCGATGAGCAGGCCGACAAGGGGTACAGCTTACGCGACCAGACAGCCCGGTTGAAGAATTATTGTTCTTTGTATGACCTAAACATTGTTGGACACTTCCAGGACGACTTCTCCGCTAAAACATTTGAACGTCCAGAGTTTATCAAGCTGTTGAATTTCATCCGAGAGAAAAAATCGGTGCGCAAGGTTCTCTTTCTAAAATGGGATCGATTCTCAAGAAACCTGAATGATGCCATGAATATGCTTGGGAAGCTTCGTAAAATGAATGTCGAAGCAAATGCAATTGAGCAAATCATTGATTTCTCCATCCCAGAGCAAAAGATGATGTTGGCAATCTATTTAACTGCTCCGGAGATCGAAAATACCAGAAGAGCAATGAATACAACCCAAGGAATGCGACGAGCTAAAAAAGAAGGCAGATGGGTTTCTACACCACCATTAGGATATAGTTATAGCAGGGATGAAAAAAATAAACCCATCATCATTCCCAATGAAAAAGCGTATTTCGTTTTGAAAGCATTTGAATTGTACGCAAGCGGACGATATCATGTTGAGGAGGTGAGAAGGATATTAAACAAGAAAGGAATGAAATGCGGAAGGAACAATATCTGGCTATTGTTAAGAAACCCTTTGTACTGTGGCAAAATTCTTATTAAAGCTTACTTGAAAGAACCAGAAGAAATTGTTACCGGTTTACATAAACCAATTGTTTCAGAAGAACTTTTCCTAAAGGTTCAGCAAATGCTTTTACAAAAGAGTAAGATCAAATCGAAACCAAAGAAAGTAAACGAAACATTTCCGTTGAGAGGTTATCTGATATGTCCCAGGTGCGGTAGAAATTTGAGTGGAAGCTACTCCGTAGGAAAAGTTGGAGGTCGTTATGCCTATTATCATTGCATGCTTGGTTGCAAAGAGAGACAAAAAGCAGAAGTCCTGAATGAGCAAATCAAAACATGGATGAAAAAGCTACAATTGAAACCAGAAATAAAAGAACTGTTTCTTCATTTATTTGAAAAACAAATGACGCTCCATAGTCAGAATGATAGAACAGATAGAAAACTATTACAACAAAAACTCAATCATGCGAAATTTACATTAGAAAAAATAGACGAGAAATATTTGAAAGATGATATTGATAAAGTATCATACAATCGATTGATCTCAAAACAAAATCAAATCATTGGAGAATTGCAGCTTGAGCTTTCAAATACTTCAACAAGTAAATTACCTGTGAAGAAAGATTTTGAGAAGGGATTAAATATTCTGACAAGTCTCGGATCACTATATGAAACATCATCAGTAGACCAAAAGAGATATTTATTGAGTTCGATATTCTCAGAAAAACTGATTTTTGAAGAAAATGAATTTCGAACTCCCGAACCCAATGAGTTGATAGGCCTACTCTTCAATACTGGCGCGGGTTTCCAGAGGGGGAAAAGAAAAAAGACCGGTAAAAAAACCGATCTTTCCCTGAGGGTAGCCCGTAGGGGAATCGAACCCCTGTTTCATCCGTGAAAGGGACGCGTCCTAACCCCTAGACGAACGGGCCATTTGTTCAATGGGCTGCAAAGGTAATTTTTTTTTCAAAAACTCAAATTTGTTGGGAAATTTTTTCTTTTTCAGGGCATCCCGAGGGGATTCGCATCTGACTGAAAACGAAAGCCTAAGCGTTTGCCGGTGGCGATTTTGGACTGAATTGAGCTTTCCATCACTTCCTGGACGGAAATCTGCGTCATTTGCTCATAAGGTGGAATGTAGGGATCAAAATCCAGACTGTACAGAATCGCCGATTCTACCACCTTTCGGAGGTTTTCATTGTCTAAAACAGCGGAACTGAAGTCGTTGTAAAGGAAACCCAACTGCCTTTTTCCCTCTACAAAAAAATGACCGTCCTTATTCACGAAGATTCTTCCTATCAATAATCCAATATCATTGGTCCGGTTGTACTTGAAACTGTCGGAAAGGAAATTGTAGATATAGATCTTTCCGCAATACGAACGGTTCGGGTCTTCCTGCACATAAGAGGTCTTCCAGACTTCATGATCCCTGTCGAAGGTAAACACATTGGTATGCATCAGAAAGATCAGGGTATCATCCGCCAGGGTAAACTCCATCTCGTAGTCTCCCCTATCCTTGAACTCGAGCGCAATGTCCTTATCGATCTTTTTGATCTCCTTCTGCATCTCTGTATACAGCTTCTGCAGAATCTCTTTGAGCTGAAAAAAAATTGCCTGCGTACGCTCAAACACCTCCTGCTTGAGGACGACTTTCTCGCGAAGCAATTTGTAAATCAGTTCCTGTGAGTTGCCCGACATCCTTCAAAGATAGAAAATCAGTAAGCCCTTGCAAATATCACCCTGCGCGAAGAAGGTTTGCCGGTATAAATGCATTTGCCTTCCTCCGCTTTGGAATCCATCGGAATGCAACGGATTGTGGCTTTTGTCTCTTCTTTGATCTTCAATTCAGTCTCCGTAGTACCATCCCAATGCGCCATCACAAAACCACCTTCATCGAGCTGCTTTTTGAATTCATCGTATGTATCGGCTTTGTATGTATGCGTTTCGCGGAATGTCAGCGCTTTGTTGTACAGATTACTCTGGATTTGCTCGAGCAAATGTTCCACTTTCAAAGCGAGATCCGTGATCTGCATCACCGACTTTTCCTTGGTATCCCTTCTCGCCACTTCCACAGTACCATTCTCGAGATCGCGCGGACCGATAGCGATGCGCACAGGAACTCCCTTGAATTCATACTCTGAAAATTTCCATCCCGGTTTTTGTGTGTCACGATCATCGTATTTCACACTTACTCCTTTTGCGCGCAGATCCGATGAGATTTTATTCGCCACCGCACTGATCGCGGCGAGCTGTTCATCCGTCTTGTAAATCGGTACAATCACCACCTGAATCGGAGCCAGTTTTGGAGGAAGAACCAGTCCGTCGTCGTCACTGTGTGCCATCACCAATGCACCCATCAATCGCGTGGAGACGCCCCAGGAAGTTGCCCATACAAAATCCTGTTTGCCTTCACGGTTGGTGAATTTTACATCAAATGCTTTCGCGAAATTTTGTCCAAGGAAATGAGAGGTTCCTGCCTGCAGCGCTTTACCATCCTGCATCATCGCTTCGATGCAATAAGTATCCAATGCGCCGGCGAAACGTTCGTTAGCTGTCTTTACTCCTTTCACCACCGGAATCGCGAGTGTGTTTTCCGCGAATTCGGCATATACATCCAGCATCCGCAAAGTCTCTTCAACGGCTTCCTTGTCGGTAGCATGCGCCGTATGTCCTTCCTGCCAGAGAAATTCCGCGGTACGCAAAAACAAACGCGTCCGCATCTCCCAACGGACCACATTCGCCCACTGGTTCACCAGGATCGGAAGATCGCGGTAGGACTGGATCCAGCCACGGTAGGTATTCCAGATGATGGTCTCGGAGGTCGGACGGATGATCAGCTCTTCTTCGAGTTTCGCTTCCGGATCCACGATAATACCACTGCCATCCTCCGCGTTTTTCAGACGGTAATGGGTCACAACGGCACACTCTTTGGCAAAGCCTTCAACGTGAGAGGCTTCCTTGGTAAAGAATGACTTCGGTATAAATAGCGGGAAATAGGCGTTCTGATGCCCGGTGTCCTTGAACATTTTGTCCAGGGTCGCCTGCATCTTCTCCCAGATGGCATAGCCATAGGGTTTGATCACCATACATCCTCTAACTGCTGAATTCTCAGCAAGATCGGCCTTAACGACCAGGTCGTTATACCATTGTGAATAATTTTCCGCGCGGGTTGGAAAGTCTTTTCCCATATGAATTAATTTTCCGAAAATGAATTTTGGTACAGTGTTTGTAAATAAGGAAACAAAAGTAAGAATTTATCCCCCTGTTAATATTTCCGCCTCAATTATCATCTAAACGGAAAGGAACCAACAATGAAAAAGCTTCAACTCCTCCTCAGCTCCGCGACCCTGCTTTTTTTGGGTGCATGTTCATCCACCTATCATGCAGGCAACGATTCAGCGGATGATGTCTACTACTCCTCCAAAGACTATTCAAAACCGAAAGCAACGACCTATCCTGCGACGGCTCCCGCTTCGGAATATTCCCAGAACAATAACAACACTTCTACCGAACCTTCCAACGATCAGAGCAATTATTCCAATTCCAATGATCAGAACGGAACCTATCCTGCTGATGAACGCAGTCAGGATTATTCCAATTCCACTCAGACGCAGGACGGACAGGGAAATACCTATGTCACCAACAACTATTACAACGACGACGATTATTATGATTACGCCTACTCTGCCCGACTCCGCAGATTTTACAGTCCGGTTGTAGGCTATAGTTATTATGATCCTTATTACACCAATTCTTACTGGTACGATTACAACCCAAGTTCATGGGGCGTGAGTATTTACCTGGGTTACCACTGGTGGGCTCCTTCTTATTATTATACATCACCTTTCTGTTATGGCGGCGTGAGCATCGGTTGGGGTTACAGTCCGTGGTATTATGATCCATGGTACAGCAGTTATTATTCTCCTTACTCTTATGGTTATGGATACAATCACGGTTATAGTGATGGTTATTGGGCCGGTTATAATCACGGATATTATGATGGTTATTATGGCAATGGTAATCCATACTATTATAACAGTTACGACAACAACAGTTATTACGGTCCTCGCGGAACAGCCAGCGGAAATAGTCCGCGTCCTTCCGGTCGTCAGAACAGTGAATCACCAAGAACACTGGGAGAAAAATACCAGATGGCTCAACAGGAAGGCAGAATTCCTTCCATGCCTTCAAAAGGTTTGAACAATGGCGACTCTAAGGAAATGGTGAGACCTTCAGGTAAACCAAACGCCACACAACAGGAGAAAAATCCTGCGGTTGTAGGACGTCCGCAAATCGGAGACAGTCAAAATCAGAATGGAGACACTCGTCCGACTTCACCGGTGAAAGGCAACAACCAGAATCAGAATGGCGATACACGTCCTTCCAATAACAATGGTGATGTTCGTCCGGTTCAACCTTCCAAAGGTGGTGATATGAATGACAACGCGACTTCTCCCCGTCCTTCTAAAGGGGTGATCAGCGATAAAAACCAGAATGGAAATCCATCAGGTGGCGATGTGAGACCTAACCAGGGAACTGTACCAACAACGAAACCAAATCCTGCTGTTGTTACTCCTTCCAATCCTCAGGATGTAAAATCTCCTTCACAGCCTTCAAAAAGAAATGATCAGGCGCCAACTGTGCGTCCGAATTACACCAATCCTGCTCAGCAGAACAATCAACAGCCACGCAAAAATGATCAGCAACCGCGTCCAAAGAACAATTCATCCAATGCTGATTTCCAGAACCGTGGTGATGTAATGAATCAATCAGGCAATGGCGAACAGCAAAATAGCAATAACAATGGCTGGACCCCACGCAACGAGCAACAGCGCAATGGCGATGTACAAAGACCTGTGCAACAAAACAGACAGGAAGTAACACCGCCAAGACAGGAAAGAAGCAATATCGTTGTTCCAAGTCCGCGTCAGGAAACCCGTCCGTCAATGGTTCAGCCAAGAAATGAACCCAAACAATTCCGCCAGGAAAGTCCTGCTCCACAACGCAGCAATACTCAGCCTGCTCCTGCTCCACGTCAGAACAATTCCGGTGAGCAACGCAGCAATGGCGGAAGAAGAAAATAAGTTTAAAAATTTAATCAGTACAATTTACAATTCCATGTTTCCTGCCCGCATGCCTGACCTAGAGAGAACTAAAAGGTATGCGGGCTTTTTTATTCAATACTCCCGTATTATGAAAAAGATACTCCCATCATTCCTACTTCTGTTCATCAGCATCTCCTCATTTGCACAAACTGATCTGGATGCATTTCGTTATTCACAAAGCAACCTGAGCGGCACTTCCCGGTTCACAAGTATGGGCGGCGCATTCGGCGCGTTGGGCGGAGATTTCTCCTGTCTGGCCGCGAACCCTGCAGGTATTGCCATTTACCGTAAATCAGAAATTTCATTTACTCCTTCCGTTTTCATCGGATCAACGGAATCGAATTTTCTTGGAAAGACGAATACGGAGCGACGTTTCAATTTTAATTTTGGTAACGCGGGAGCGGTGTTCACACATAAGCTCACAGAAAACGATGAAGGTTCAGGATGGAAAAGCTGGAACTTTGGTTTTGGATACAACCGTATCAACAATTTTCACAACAGAAGCTTTTACGAGAATACCAACCCTAAGAATTCCCTCACAAATTATTTCGCTGAAAACGCGCAGGGTACCGGTTATGAAAACCTGGATCCATTTTACGAATACCTCGCCTATTACACTTACCTGATCAATCCTGATTCAGTAAACAATTACTCCTCCGCTGTGCCGAACGGAAATATTGTACAAAGAAGAAGTTCGGAAACAAGAGGATCAATGGGAGAAACAAATATCTCTTTCGGCGGGAATTACAGCAATCGTTTGTTTCTCGGAGGAAGTATCGGCTTCGCGAACATTCGTTATCTGGAAGAAACAACTTTTGAAGAGATCGATAAAGAGAATGTGATCGACACACTCAATCAGTTTCAGTTCGATCAGAATCTGACAACACGTGGTTTTGGTTTTAATTTCAAATTCGGGATGATTTACCGTGCTGCCGACTGGGTCAGACTGGGCGCGACTATTCACACTCCAACCTGGTACAGTATGCATGATGACTATAACAGCACGATGAAAGCGAAATTTGACGGTGGTTATTCCGATACTAAAGATTCTCCTGACGGTTCTTACGATTACACGCTCACGACTCCTTTCAAAGCGATTGGAAGTCTGGCTTTCATCATCGGCAAATACGGACTCATCAGCGGCGACTATGAATTCAGTGATTACAGTGAAGCCCGCCTGGATGCTGTTGACGCGACATTCGCTGACGCGAACGATGTGATCCGGAACAAATACACTTCCACCAGCACGCTTCGTGTCGGTGCCGAGTACAGAATCGGCAATTACAGTTTGCGTGGAGGAACAGCATTCACTTCATCACCACTCAACACGCAATACATTGCCGGCGGCGCTGACTTCAAGAAAACCAGCTATGGCGGCGGAATCGGAATCCGTGATAAAGATTTGTTTGTGGATATCGGCTACATGTACACCGAAAGCAACGAGTACTTCCAACCCTACACCCTCCGCAACCAGGACGTCCCCGGCGTTAAGAACAAAGTGAGGACGAATAATGTGACGATTACCTTCGGCGTCCGTTTTTAGTGCTTAGTGGTTAGTGCTTAGTGCTTGGTGGTTAGTGCTTAGAGGTTAGAGGTTAGAGGTTAGTTGTGGTAGCTAAGACTTGCTATTTCTCGTTGCCTGTTTAATTGCACGCTCCTGATAATTTATAAATCCATTTAAAAGTCTTTTACATTCTTCGCATTTTTCTGTCAAATTCGATAAATCATTTTCTGATAGATATCCCAAATCAAGAGACAAGATTAATGCAGTTTCTAATTCATTCAAGGAACCTCTCGAGATATACATAAAGTGAATAGTTTCCTTACGATGAAATCTTCCACATCCTTCGGCAAAATTGAGTGGTATTGAAATTGCCGCCCTTCTGATCTGAGAAGTCAAACCAAAAATTTCTTCTTTTGGAAAAGCTCTTGTTGCTTCATAAATCATTTTGACTAATGCACGTGCTTGAACCCAAACATCCAGGTTTTTATAGGACTTCATCTGATTGAATTTAAAACCAAAGAAAGAATGAAGTTCCCTCAACCACAACTCAGTAAAAGGAGGATATTATATTGGCAAAAAACACTATGCACTAACCACCAAGCACTACCCTCCAAGCACTAACCACCAACCACTAAGCACTAACCTCTAAGCACTAACCACCAAAATCTACTCCCCTGCACTAATCCTATCCAGCCCCGCCTGCGCTTTCTGGTCGATGCTGTTTTGGTATTCGTGGTGATCGAGGGCGAGGCATTGGTTGTAGTAGGAGATGGCTTTTTCGGGTTCGTTACGTTCTTCGTAGATCATGCCGAGGAGCAGAGCACTGTTCGCGGCGAAATAATAGCGTGAGCTGGCGCCATTTTTTAATGTCTGCTGATAATACTCGATGGCTTTGTCGATTTGTTTCATGCGATGCAGAATTCTTCCGAAGCGATAGGTGACTTCCAACTGATCACGGTAGCGGGGAAAACTGTCGAGCGGCTGTCCGGCGATTTCAGAAAGAGATTCTTTGTAATAACCTCCGTCAAAAAGCAAACGCGAACGCAGCAACAATGCGTTTGGCGTTTCGGTACTGCTTGCTTCATTCATGGCTTCTTTATCTTCATCGACAAACTGTCCACCCGATTCCCTGCAATGCATCATGCATTCGTGATAATTTTTCTGATCGCCTTTTAGAAAAGAGATCCAGGCCAGTTTCTGCCAGGCCGCTTTAATATAATTCGTGCCTTTGAAATTCGTGATGAATTTCCGGATGTCGGCATCGCCAGTGTAATCAAGCTTGCGCAATTTCGCGAGTCCGGTTTTGTAGGAGAGAAAATGAAACTGAAAGACACCTTCCTGATTCATGGGAAGTGTGAGCACTTTCAAAGCATCTTCGTTTCTTCCCATTTTCATGGCCACATTCGCGTAGCAATAACGAATCAGGGGACTCTCCGCTGTCGACGGAAGCATCCATTCTAGCAATTGTTGTCCGTGTGTTTCATTTTTCGCGAATGAATTGTGAATGTTGCCGAGGTAAAAAAGCAATTCATCACGATAACAGGCATAGGGCGAACCTTCGAGGTGATCGTAAAGACTAACGAGTTCAGCCGTGCCTTCAGGGACCGTTCCTTCAAGTCCGGCCATCTCTACCAGCCAGTGGTATTCACGGGGAATAGCGCCGACCAGCACGTGCAGGAAGCCCATCAGTTTCCGGTTGAGGATAAATGTCGGGAAGATGGCTTCGTTTCTCTCGACCATTCGATAGGCTTTACGGATATCGGTCGCGGCGGAAACATGCTCTTTGAATTTCACTTTCAGCATAGCTTCCTGCATAATCATTTCCGCGTTCACATAGAGGTGAAAAGGCGAAGAAGAATCATTTTTATCCTTTGAAATAATTTTCAATCGTTGCGCTACATTCTTTTTCAATAAAATGAAATCACTTTCTTCTTCCGTGATAAATCCGGTTAGAAAATCAATGTAATTTTCATACAACAAAGTGAGATGATTGCCGGGTTTTTCGAGATGCTCTTTTGCGAGAAGTTTTTTTCCTTCTTCCAGATGCAAATTCAGAATGCGGGAATAAGCCAGCCGGAGATTGTCATCAAATTCATAGTACGCGAAGGCCGGCATCACCGGCAGAAAAAGCAGTAAAAAACAAAAGAGCCTTTGTTTCACTTTACGAAAATAAAAAAAGGGATTCCGGTAAAGAAATCCCTTTAATATAATTTTAGAGAATGATTAATCCACTGTTTCTTCATCCGCGATTTTCGGATCCACGAGGATACGACCGCAATGTTCGCACACGATTACTTTTTTGTGCTGACGGATATCCAGTTGGCGCTGAGGCGGGATTTTGTTGAAGCAACCTCCGCAAGCATCACGCTGAATGGCGACAACACCAAGACCGTTACGGGCATTGGTACGTACACGTGAATATGCGGCGAACAAACGCTCGTCAACGATGGTCTGAGCTTTTGTAGAAATTTTACGCAGGTGATCCTCTTCTTTCTGAGTCTCTTCAACGATGCTTTCCAGTTCCGCTTTTTTCATTTTCAGAACGGTGTTCTTTTCATCGAGAACGGCTTGTGTTTCTTCGAGGATAGCATTTTTCGTTACCACTTCGATAGAAAATTCCTTCGCGCGTTTTTCTGCCAGTTGAATTTCCAGGTTCTGGAATTCGATTTCTTTGTTCAGAGAATCAAACTCACGATTGTTCTTCACTTTCGATTGTTGTGATTCGTATTTCTTGATGGCTTCTTTTGCATCTTTCACCGCTTGTTTCTTTTTTAGAAACCTGGTCGTTGAGATGAGCCATTTCTTCATTGATATTTGAAATCCTGGTGTTGAGACCAACGATTTCATCTTCGAGATCGCTCACTTCCATTGGAAGTTCACCACGAATCGTTCTGATCTTATCGATGTTTGAATCAATTTCCTGCAGAACGTAAAGTGCTTTCAGTTTTTCTTCCACGGTAAACTCGGAATGATCGAGCTCCATGATTTCGTTCAGCTTTTTCTCGAGCCGGTTTACGTCGATGATCTTTTCGATCTTACGTGGTTTGAACGTAACCTGTTCTTTCGTCTTGATCTTTGCTTTGGCTAATTTGGATAAGCTCACGTCTGATTTATTTTGGTTGATAGATGTTCGTTCTTCTTCTTTGCCTGAAGCACGCGAAGTCGCGGCTTTTGTTTTCGATGCTTTCTTCACAGAAGCATCTTCCTTTTTCGCCGTTTTAGCCAGGGACTTTTTCGTGGCCATACATTGAATGATTCAAGTATTTTATAAGTAATTCAATCAAATAAAGCGATTGAATCAGAAATAATGGACAGGATTCGTATTTACCCCGGTTAAGCGGACGGCAAAGGTAGAAAATTTTTTAAGAATCAGATCCCTAAACAGTTCGATGGTGAACTGTTCGCTCTCATAATGGCCAATATCGGTGATCAGGATGCGATTTTCGGCATCAAAAAACTGATGGTATTTGTAATCCGCTGTGATAAATGCCTGAGCACCAGCACGTATCGCATCTGAAAGCAGGAAGCTTCCAGAGCCTCCGCAAACCGCTACTTTTTCTATCTTCTTGTTAATCAATGATGTATGTCTAATGCAAGCTGTTTTCATCGTTTTCTTCACCATTTCAAGAAATTCTCTGGCTTCCAGAGGCTGTGAAAGGGTGCCAATCATGCCTGAACCGGTTTGTACATGATCATTTTCAAGCGAATACAAGTCGTAGGCGATTTCCTCGTAAGGATGTGAAGATCGGAGAGCCTTCAGAATGGCGGATTCCATCCATTTTTCATAGATCACTTCGATGCGGGTTTCCGCTTCCTCGTGCAGTTTGCCGGGACTGCCGACATAGGGTTTCGTCTGATCATTTCCCCGAAACGTTCCTGTTCCGGGAACATTGAAACTACAGGAATCATAATTTCCGATACCTCCCGCGCCTGCATCAAACAAGGCTGAACGAACGATTTCAGCTTTGTCATGCGGACAAAAAGTAACGAGTTTCCGGAGCAGATTTTTTTTCGGAGAAAGGATTTCCAGTCCGCTCAAGCCCAGTGTTTCCGCGATCTTGCGGTTGACACCGTTACGGACATTGTCGAGATTGGTATGGGCGGCGTAAATGGCGATGTTGTTTCGAATAGCGGAGATAACAGTGCGCTCGATGTAATTTTTCCCATTGAGCTTTTTCAATCCGCTAAAAATGATGGGATGATGGGCAATAACGAGGTTGCAGCCGGTCTGCACGGCCTCCGCGATGACCTCCTCCGTACTATCCAGGCAAAGCAGAACCCCGGTGATTTCCATGGACGGATCACCCACCAGTAAGCCGGCATTATCGTAGGATTCCTGCAGGGATAAGGGAGCAATTTGCTCCAGATAATCTGTCAATTCCTTGATCTTCATAGCATCTTCGAAAATTGATATGAAATTCAATACTACAAAAAATTGCTTCAGGGCAATCATGCTAATTTTTGTAATTTGCCACGGTGCAAACGTTACGCAGACTATTATGGCCATTTTCACTTCTCTACGGAGTGATCATGCAGGTGAGGAATTTTCTTTTCGACAGGGGAATCATCAAATCCGCTTCATTTCCGGTTCCGGTTATTGGAATTGGCAACCTGAGCACAGGTGGTACGGGCAAAACTCCGCATGTTGAATACCTCATTCGTTTGCTTCAAAAAGAGTACAAGATTGCCACGCTGAGTCGTGGTTATGGAAGGCATACCAAAGGCTTTTTACTTTTAAAATCACCGGCGAACACCTGGATGTATGGCGATGAGCCCATGCAATACTTTACCAAATTTCCGGGTGTACGCGTATCGGTAGGTGAAGACAGGACCGCGGCGATAGAAGAACTGATGCGTCTGAATCCGAAGATCGAAATCATTCTGATGGATGATGCCTTTCAGCACAGACATGTGAAACCCGGACATTCTATTTTGCTGATAGAATACGACAGCATCTTCAAAACAGATTTTATGTTGCCTGCCGGAAATTTACGGGAACCTTTCAGCGGTAAAAAACGTGCGGATACCATCATCATCACCAAGTCGCCAAATATTCTTGTGCCGATAGAACGTAAACGTATACTGGAGAGACTTGAACCACTGGAACACCAGCAGGTATTTTTCTCATTTTATAAATACGGAGAATTTAACCGTGTGACGGGCAAACAAACAGGCATGCTGATGGGAGCCAGTTATTACATGGAGAAACGATTCACCATTCTGATGGTGACAGGAATCGCGAATCCATCAGGGTTGTTGGAATACTTGCGGAGACATACTGATAAGCTGGAG
Above is a window of Bacteroidota bacterium DNA encoding:
- a CDS encoding Nif3-like dinuclear metal center hexameric protein, with the protein product MKIKELTDYLEQIAPLSLQESYDNAGLLVGDPSMEITGVLLCLDSTEEVIAEAVQTGCNLVIAHHPIIFSGLKKLNGKNYIERTVISAIRNNIAIYAAHTNLDNVRNGVNRKIAETLGLSGLEILSPKKNLLRKLVTFCPHDKAEIVRSALFDAGAGGIGNYDSCSFNVPGTGTFRGNDQTKPYVGSPGKLHEEAETRIEVIYEKWMESAILKALRSSHPYEEIAYDLYSLENDHVQTGSGMIGTLSQPLEAREFLEMVKKTMKTACIRHTSLINKKIEKVAVCGGSGSFLLSDAIRAGAQAFITADYKYHQFFDAENRILITDIGHYESEQFTIELFRDLILKKFSTFAVRLTGVNTNPVHYF
- the lpxK gene encoding tetraacyldisaccharide 4'-kinase, whose protein sequence is MQTLRRLLWPFSLLYGVIMQVRNFLFDRGIIKSASFPVPVIGIGNLSTGGTGKTPHVEYLIRLLQKEYKIATLSRGYGRHTKGFLLLKSPANTWMYGDEPMQYFTKFPGVRVSVGEDRTAAIEELMRLNPKIEIILMDDAFQHRHVKPGHSILLIEYDSIFKTDFMLPAGNLREPFSGKKRADTIIITKSPNILVPIERKRILERLEPLEHQQVFFSFYKYGEFNRVTGKQTGMLMGASYYMEKRFTILMVTGIANPSGLLEYLRRHTDKLETLIFPDHHEFSTKDIRKIQETFDNIANQSKIIVTTEKDAMRLQNPELEPLISNLPLFYLPIEVAFHQDETGFNNRIMDYLKKNPPANRMIQSSTR